Proteins encoded in a region of the Panicum hallii strain FIL2 chromosome 3, PHallii_v3.1, whole genome shotgun sequence genome:
- the LOC112885999 gene encoding protein ZINC INDUCED FACILITATOR-LIKE 1-like isoform X2: MGEPAKVYYDGCPGCAMDRRKESREGVPYKELLFVGTTTFASALPITSLFPFLYFMIRDLHVAQREEDIGFYAGFLGASYMIGRGLASVFWGIIADRIGRKPVIAFSVFSVIVFNTLFGLSVKYWMAIATRFLLGALNGFLAPVKAYSIEVCRPEQQALGISIVSTAWGMGVIIGPAIGGYLAQPVKQYPHLFHEKSVFGRFPYLLPCLFISFFATLVFISCAWLPETLHKHKGLERTVEMVEGPTAQESTEPPKKSLLKNWPLMSSIITYCVFSLHDTAYVEIFSLWTVSNRKYGGLSFSSKDVGQVLTVAGTVYTNNCCLSLHDTPIRNKTWCAALHCSNAEKCICNNQSYWHFSAAKQCCATRTKGRCKWNSYNCNVFVEGFCSSWSRHYILMGTEAPTCRVLSRRPDGVSATESDRADRADTELQAFPGSSPAVQMKHIARVGVAR; the protein is encoded by the exons ATGGGGGAGCCGGCGAAGGTGTACTACGACGGCTGCCCCGGCTGCGCCATGGACAGGAGGAAGGAGAGCCGCGAGGGCGTTCCCTACAAGGAGCTGCTCTTCGTCGGCACCACCACCTTCGCCTCGG CTCTGCCAATAACATCCTTGTTCCCGTTTCTGTACTTCATG ATAAGAGACCTGCATGTTGCTCAAAGAGAAGAAGACATTGGATTCTACGCTGGCTTTCTCG GTGCATCATATATGATCGGCAGAGGTCTTGCGTCAGTCTTCTGGGGCATCATAGCTGATCGTATTGGACGAAAGCCTGTAATTGCATTTTCGGTATTTTCAGT CATTGTTTTCAACACATTGTTTGGACTGAGTGTGAAATATTGGATGGCTATTGCTACAAGGTTTCTTCTTGGTGCCCTGAATGGATTCCTTGCACCTGTAAAG GCCTACTCCATTGAAGTTTGTCGACCTGAACAGCAAGCTTTGGGTATATCAATT GTCAGCACAGCATGGGGAATGGGTGTTATAATTGGTCCAGCAATTGGGGGCTACCTAGCACAG CCTGTCAAACAATATCCACATCTGTTTCATGAGAAGTCAGTGTTTGGAAG GTTCCCATATTTATTACCATGTCTATTTATCTCATTTTTTGCTACCTTGGTTTTCATAAGCTGTGCATGGCTCCCA GAGACCCTACATAAGCACAAAGGCCTTGAGAGAACAGTTGAAATGGTAGAAGGTCCCACAGCTCAAGAAAGCACAGAACCACCTAAGAAGAGTTTACTTAAAAACTGGCCTTTGATGTCCTCCATTATCACATACTGCGTCTTCTCCCTTCATGACACTGCATATGTTGAG ATATTTTCTCTATGGACTGTAAGTAATAGAAAATACGGCGGCCTTAGCTTTTCATCTAAAGATGTGGGCCAAGTTCTTACAGTTGCAG GCACTGTCTATACCAATAATTGCTGCTTATCCCTTCATGACACACCTATCAGGAATAAGACTTGGTGTGCCGCTCTACATTGCAGCAATGCTGAAAAGTGTATTTGCA ATAACCAGAGTTACTGGCACTTCTCTGCTGCAAAACAATGCTGTG CCACAAGAACAAAGGGGCGCTGCAAATGGAATAGCTACAACTGCAATGTCTTTGTCGAAGGCTTTTGCTCCAGCTGGAGCAGGCATTAT ATTCTCATGGGCACAGAGGCGCCAACATGCCGCGTTCTTTCCAG GAGACCAGATGGTGTTTCTGCTACTGAATCTGACAGAGCTGATCGGGCTGATACTGAGCTTCAAGCCTTTCCTGGCAGTTCCCCAGCAGTACAAATGAAGCATATAGCTAGAGTTGGTGTCGCCAGATGA
- the LOC112885999 gene encoding protein ZINC INDUCED FACILITATOR-LIKE 1-like isoform X1 — MGEPAKVYYDGCPGCAMDRRKESREGVPYKELLFVGTTTFASALPITSLFPFLYFMIRDLHVAQREEDIGFYAGFLGASYMIGRGLASVFWGIIADRIGRKPVIAFSVFSVIVFNTLFGLSVKYWMAIATRFLLGALNGFLAPVKAYSIEVCRPEQQALGISIVSTAWGMGVIIGPAIGGYLAQPVKQYPHLFHEKSVFGRFPYLLPCLFISFFATLVFISCAWLPETLHKHKGLERTVEMVEGPTAQESTEPPKKSLLKNWPLMSSIITYCVFSLHDTAYVEIFSLWTVSNRKYGGLSFSSKDVGQVLTVAGASLLVYQLFAYRWVDKTFGPIQSTRISSALSIPIIAAYPFMTHLSGIRLGVPLYIAAMLKSVFAITRVTGTSLLQNNAVPQEQRGAANGIATTAMSLSKAFAPAGAGIIFSWAQRRQHAAFFPGDQMVFLLLNLTELIGLILSFKPFLAVPQQYK, encoded by the exons ATGGGGGAGCCGGCGAAGGTGTACTACGACGGCTGCCCCGGCTGCGCCATGGACAGGAGGAAGGAGAGCCGCGAGGGCGTTCCCTACAAGGAGCTGCTCTTCGTCGGCACCACCACCTTCGCCTCGG CTCTGCCAATAACATCCTTGTTCCCGTTTCTGTACTTCATG ATAAGAGACCTGCATGTTGCTCAAAGAGAAGAAGACATTGGATTCTACGCTGGCTTTCTCG GTGCATCATATATGATCGGCAGAGGTCTTGCGTCAGTCTTCTGGGGCATCATAGCTGATCGTATTGGACGAAAGCCTGTAATTGCATTTTCGGTATTTTCAGT CATTGTTTTCAACACATTGTTTGGACTGAGTGTGAAATATTGGATGGCTATTGCTACAAGGTTTCTTCTTGGTGCCCTGAATGGATTCCTTGCACCTGTAAAG GCCTACTCCATTGAAGTTTGTCGACCTGAACAGCAAGCTTTGGGTATATCAATT GTCAGCACAGCATGGGGAATGGGTGTTATAATTGGTCCAGCAATTGGGGGCTACCTAGCACAG CCTGTCAAACAATATCCACATCTGTTTCATGAGAAGTCAGTGTTTGGAAG GTTCCCATATTTATTACCATGTCTATTTATCTCATTTTTTGCTACCTTGGTTTTCATAAGCTGTGCATGGCTCCCA GAGACCCTACATAAGCACAAAGGCCTTGAGAGAACAGTTGAAATGGTAGAAGGTCCCACAGCTCAAGAAAGCACAGAACCACCTAAGAAGAGTTTACTTAAAAACTGGCCTTTGATGTCCTCCATTATCACATACTGCGTCTTCTCCCTTCATGACACTGCATATGTTGAG ATATTTTCTCTATGGACTGTAAGTAATAGAAAATACGGCGGCCTTAGCTTTTCATCTAAAGATGTGGGCCAAGTTCTTACAGTTGCAG GCGCCAGTCTTCTAGTATATCAACTCTTTGCTTATCGTTGGGTTGATAAAACTTTTGGACCTATCCAGTCAACCCGAATTTCGTCG GCACTGTCTATACCAATAATTGCTGCTTATCCCTTCATGACACACCTATCAGGAATAAGACTTGGTGTGCCGCTCTACATTGCAGCAATGCTGAAAAGTGTATTTGCA ATAACCAGAGTTACTGGCACTTCTCTGCTGCAAAACAATGCTGTG CCACAAGAACAAAGGGGCGCTGCAAATGGAATAGCTACAACTGCAATGTCTTTGTCGAAGGCTTTTGCTCCAGCTGGAGCAGGCATTAT ATTCTCATGGGCACAGAGGCGCCAACATGCCGCGTTCTTTCCAG GAGACCAGATGGTGTTTCTGCTACTGAATCTGACAGAGCTGATCGGGCTGATACTGAGCTTCAAGCCTTTCCTGGCAGTTCCCCAGCAGTACAAATGA